The Eulemur rufifrons isolate Redbay chromosome 21, OSU_ERuf_1, whole genome shotgun sequence genomic interval ATGGATTCAATCTCTTTCATGGCAGCTTCACTTTGAGCTTCTGCgagtttttcattgatttccattATTTCCATGAGGAATTGCCTGTCCATTTCATAATCTGTTCCTTCAGGAATCTGTATTCCACGGAGCTTTAGCTATTGTggcagaaagcaagaaaaataagttcAAGAAGCTATGGCCAGAGTCATGTaaatcctactcatccttcagaacATACTACTACTCATGGAGAAAACTGGAGCTgtctcaataaagaaaaaagcaggGTAGGGTGTCAAAAGCTTGGACTGACACAGGAATGCTAGGACAGGATCTCGCTTATGCTACCtgaactgtgtgatcttggggtAGTCATTACTCTACTTGGAGGCTGAACTAGATGTTGTAAAGATTTTATTTGGTTCTAAAATTTTCTGGATTCTAAGATGCTCCTgaaaacaaaacaccccaaatTACTCTCCCCTAAAATCCATCATCATCAAATCCCTGAAATTCAtagaaaatggtttaaaaaatgcatttgggGCAAGTAAGATTTACAGAGAATACTCAGATTACTGAGACTACTCAGAGAAAACTATACTTGCTTAGTATCTTTGAGGGTAAATATCATTAGGTTCCTGGGCTACCTCAGGTCACAAGCACTCTTCTGCTGAATACAAGGGAAGGAGCTGTCCTACACTACAATGGGCACCGGGAAGTCACATGTAGAAGGGTTGGGAAATCACCTTACAAGGTACAGTCCCCTGCTCAGGGGGGCCAGAAGGGTCTTATAGGCATCATTCACCAGGGTCGAATGCTTCTCTGAGAATTCCTTTTCAGTCTGTTAGTGGAGATGAAGACAGTCTTATTACCATCCAGATCAGTCAGCTTATAtccacaaattttataaaatgttgggCAGGCAGAAGATGGCTAAAATAGAACTGGGGATGGATGAGGTGTCTTTATTTTCAGCTGATGGGTTCTAAGTTGTCTGGGAAGTCAGAGAAAAGACGTGAGTGAGTGACAGCTCTGCAGCACAGTTGGCTGGGGTCAGGCTGCCACAGGGTGGAGCTGGTTCTTCAGCTTTGTCCCTGACAATCACATAACCACAGGGCCACTACCATGCAGTATGCACATGTTTGGGATTATTGGGGATGGCCAATAAGCTACCTGAGACCTCTGGCTGAAGAAATCTGGATGGACAAGACGCTGTAGTTGCTGGTACCTGTGCTGGAGCTTTGTAGTGTCAACTCTGAAGGAACGGTTGCTGGAAGGAAATTGGGAGATGaaattcatgcaacaaatatatatagattTGTCTACCATGGGCCTGGTTCCTGCTCTTATGAGGAAGATGCAGTAAACATAGAAACATACTTTCAAAAAGTGGTAGGTGCTAGGAAGGGAAACAGAACAGGGTCGGAGAGAGTGGGAGATTCGGTGAATAAAGAGGTGACacctgagctgagacctgaatgatgatgatgagtaatcaaagaggagaggaaagagctaCGTAGGTAGAGGGAACTGCAAGTCCAAAGACCTTGTGGTGGGAGCTAGATTGGGATGCTTAAGAAACTTAAAGATCAGTGTTCTAGCAGCTCATCATAAGTGCTCAGAGACTGGTGGGGGCGGATCCCATAGTTAAGGGGAAGGGGCATTCCTGAATCCCACTGACAAAGACTGTTTGCTTGGCCAAACTTCAGACACGCTTCTGAACCTTCTCCAAGGCCCATCTGTGCCCTTCCTTGTAAAATGcagttttagcaaagaacccTCCTAATTCAGTTTAGCAGAACCCGTCATCCTGGATATTTGATCATCCTGGGTATCTGATCAGGTTCTTCATCCTCCCTCTCACCTTCCtccccccaggtgatgtctgatcaccttcctccccccaggtgatgtctgatcactCTGCtcgtcttcagcaagaatcccattaggtaggtttagccagaatctccctgacccctgatgtttcctcttagtaattttccatccactgacccccatTCTGCtctttggctataaattcccTTTTGCTCATGCTGTATTTAGAGTTCAGACCAATGTCTTTCCCCCATCACAAGACCTCATTGCAGTGGTCCTTTTACCTATGGAGATGATCCTGAAGACAGTCTTCCCTCCTGTGCTTTAACAAGtgtcactgaataattttttcttcatcgCCATCCTATCTTTCCACAACCCTGATCCCTTCATCCCTGTCTCCCACTTTATTTTAATCTAACCCCTTTCGCTTTCTATTCCCAGAACcttctctatatcctcaccagCTGAGCTCTGCCCACACTTCCCCACTTTTTCAAGCTCCTCAACCTCAGAGTGAAAGCGCCATTTCTTGGATCTGCTCCCTCCAATTCCCACTTTCCCCTTAAGCCTCACCCACAATATTGTCTTTCATGCTTTTACCCCCCAATCTTAGACCACACTTCAATACTCTTTTCTTAAAAGTCTCAACCCAACTTTAAACTTTTCTGTCCCTATTCTTCAAGTCTCCCTTCTCCCAGGTCCCACCCCTCCGGTCTCTCTCCATTGTAGCATCTGTGGCCCTATTTTCCCCAACTCAGTTCCCCGCCCCTCCAGTCCCAGTTCCCCGTCTCCGTACCTCTCGCCGCTGGCCTCAGTCCCCGCCCCTCAATTTGCACTCCTCTGTACACATCTCCAACCCTGCTCTCTAGGGCTCCGCCCTCCTATCTTACCAGTCCCGCCTTCTCCTTCCCAAGCGTGGCCGCCCCTCCCCTCTCGCAGGCCAGCCCCTGACGTCTCTCTCGCCTCGGCCCGTTTCCTGAAATCGTCATGCATACCAATCCATGAGGCTGAAGTAATCTCGAGTGGGGTCAGGTGGCTGCAGCGCGCGGCACTGCGGACAGAAGAACCGGTCCCCTTGCCCAGGGACCCCTGGGCTGCCGCAGTTCCAACAGCGGAGTGAACTGTTTCCCGCCTGAGACGCAGCATTGCAGCTTAGCAGTCTCCTTCTGGGGACCCCTGCCGGCCATAACCCCCACACCCGGAGCAAGGCTCCGGCTTTCCCCTTCCACATCTGACCAGTGGCCTATGTCGCCGCGGTCACCTGTGGCAGGAAAACCAGCAAGAGGGGCCGACCAGACTAACGCTGCTGATTGGTTGGAGCGCTGAGGGGGCGGGATCACCCGGGGGAAACCTAAATTGTGAGTTCCGCTCTGCCTTGTAAACTACAACTCCCAGCAAGCATTGAGGCTGCGCCTAGTGGCCATATCTGCTGCTTCTCATTGGTCCGCCGGCGGGGGAGGGCGTTTTGATTGGCTGAGGGTGGAGTTTGTATCTGCAGGTTTAGCGCCACTCTGCTGGCTGCGGCTGCTGAGAGTGTGGGGCGCCAGGTGGGCTCCCGCGGTGAGTCATAGTGGGGAACTTCTCTTGGGTGTTTGGTGGTTCGAATCCCATCCTCAGCACCTTATGCGAGTGGAATCTCCCGAGCTTCGCTTTGTCTGTATTTTTGAGCtggagggggtgtgtgtgggcGACTCTCTTAATCGTCGAGGCGAAGTTCACTTCCCCTTTCACAAGCTGAAACAGGCCTGGACGTACAGGATAAGAACGAACAGAGTTGTGCTCTTCAGTATCTAAGCGAAGTTACTTTGTaaagagtttaagaaaaaaaattttagtaattaTTACCATTAAAGAATGGTGATTTAGGTTCAATCTTAAAAATACTTATAGAAAATCCAATTCTTAGCTACTAGGCACCGCAGGAACTGGCAACGCACTGACCCTGTGTATCAGGATGTCCTGCGAGTGTCCATAAGTAAGTGTGGGATGGGGTGGCGAAGAGTGGGTAGGAGGGCACCAGTCCTCCTCGGGACTCAGTTTCCCTAGTGTGAAAAAAGGTTGTGTTGCAATTGTAAGGCCTCTTGAATTTTTTGGGAATGGAATTCTGTTCACAGTCCTGGGGTTTTGCCGCGGTTAGCTTGGCTGAAGAATGGCTCCCAATTAGCAAGCGTTCGGGGGAGGGGGAGCGTTACATGCATCACCTCATTGAATCCTTTCGATCATGCCATGGCTTATGAGGGGCTGttaaaaaatatctactttttttcagatgagaaaacaggctcagagaggttgcgATCTACCTAAAGGTTATGTAAAGGTTTCACTCAAAGGTGTGACTTCAGACCCGCTTGCCTGTAACCTCTCACAGCTATCTGTTGACACATTGTCTTTCTCTAGTTGTCAGGGCAGAGAAGTCTTGCTCAAAAAGCTGCAGGAAGGACCCAGCCTGGCTAGTATTAGAACAGCAGGTCTGGAGTGGCAGACTCAGCTGTGGCATCACCTTCCTGGTTATGTTTTAAAGAGAACTCATTAGGACCTTCATATCTTGAAAGCTGTATAAATGCAGTAGGTGTGAGTACAGTTAGTCGCCCGTTATCAGAAGTTTTGCTTGCTGTGGTTTTAGTTACCTGAGGTCAACTGcaaatatgaaatggaaaattccagaaatgaacaattcataagttttaaattttgtggtTTCACAGTTCTTGTGTTCAattcacccttattttacttaataatggccccaaagggCAAGAGTAATGATGCCAGacaattcagatatgccaaagagatgccggaaagtgcttcctttaagtgtaaagctgaaagttctcaacttaaggaaagaaaaaaaaattgtgtgctgAGGTTGGtaagatctacagtaagaatGTATCTTTTACCCCTGAAATTGTGAAGATGGAAAAGGAAAGTTGTGCATAGTATGTATAGGGTTTGGTACCCACAGTTTCAGACATCCAGTGGGGGTCTTGGGCTGTATTTCCCTTAGATAAGGGAGGGCAACATAATGTTGTTTATTGTGTTCTACTGGAGTAGTAGCTTGAGtgtgggcaggaggaagagaatgcaccttttttgttgttgtttatgtCAGCGTTGAAAGTTACTTAGACTGTCTTTCAGGTTAATTCTAAGACAAGGATGGGAGCCTTTGTTATGGTCTTTTGTGAATCAACAAATGGTTCCTGCAAGATTCCATCAAGGCTGGAAGGCCATTTAGGGTGCTGAAAAGATGAGCTCCACAGTTACTTAGCATCACAAAGGGTTAGGTGGAGTTGTTTACAGCAGTCTTTCTTAGTGGCTCGGCCCTTAGTTAGGTGTTTGGAAATCTAGATTGAACAAACAGGGTGTGATTGCTTTGCTGTAGGAGCAAGCCTGGGGTAGGAGTATCGGTGAGGGTAAATGGACTCCCTGGAGTGTTGCAGGGAGTTAttgcagtaattttttttcctgtcttctatCCCATGCCATctgttccttctccttcttttcctttccaaaatatacagatgctcctcgatGATGGGGTTACATCCAGAGAAACCCATTGTGAGCTGAAAATATTGtcaagttgaaaatgcatttaatacacctaacataCATTTAACCTACCaaatatcatagcttagcctagcctaccttaaacatggtcagaacacttacattagcctacagttgggcaaaatcatctaacacaaagattgttttataataaagtggtgaatatctcatgtaattatTTGAAGACTACTGAAAGTGAAAACAAGAATGGTTATGGGTACTAGGaaatatggtttctactgaaaGCATATTGCTTTCACACCTTCATAAAGTtgaacatttgttaaatttaacCATCATAAGAGTATCTGTATATGAAATTTAAGTGTAGTATTGATTGAATTAATATGTTAGGTTTCATtcctaatttttgaaaattgaatgaatgtaagcttttATGAGTCCCTGCCCAACTcaattttattgctttctatttatttgtagcattcaaatttttgttgttgttgttgttgtttttcccccGTGGTTTATGGCTGTAAGAAAAAATTCTGATCTGATGATAATGATCTGAAGAAAAGCTAAGCCCAGAAGAACTGCAGGTCTAGACTGTTaggattttaatttttgcagAGCATGCTtgccctggattttttttttaaggctgttGCAATATGGCCTATGGCCATCCTTTGATTTTGAACTTTAAGTCTTGCTCCTTGAAACTCACCTTATGTTGGACACTTCCTTTTTGAGGTCGTGATGTCTCGGGAGACAGATGTGGAGGACCAGCAGTCCCATGGCAGTGCCTCCTCGCAGTCCCTCGGCGTCGGTGCCTGTGCACAGCCCCAAGGCGGCTTCTCCCAGTCCCAAGGCTGTTTCTCACAGTCCCACGGCTCCTCCTCGCAGTACCAGGGCTCATCTACCTCCTCTACCAGCACGGTGCCCACCTCCAGCCAGTCCTCCTACTCCAGCTCTGGAACACTGAGCTCCTTAGAGACAGTGTCCACTCAGGAACTCTATTCTATTCCTGAGGACCAAGAACCTGAGGAGCCTGTTCCTGCCCCTTGGGGTCGATTATGGTCCCTTCAGGATGGATTCTCCAATCTTGGTAAGACCTTTTGTTGTTGTATAGGGTAGTGTTTTGTTTGGAAAAACAGTCACAGAAAATTGTTGAGGGAGAAAGCTTGAGATTGAAGGTGATGAAAGATAAAACCTATTgcactggctatttttttttttttaattttataaaaataatttaatttacagGAGGAGCCTGAGACCTGAAACCCTCAAGTCCCACCTGGAGGTCAGGGTCTACCACCTCCATGCACTGGCTCTTAACCTGCTGTTAATCGGGCATTTGCAGTGTGCTGTCTTATCTGAGGATCTGAAGGGAGCTGTGGAACTTCTCCCTAGAAAAATGTAGATTTATGCAAACACGCAGACATTGTAATCTAATCACAGAACCTTGGCCAGTTAACCCCTGCTGTGGTTTGCCACACCTTCAGAGCACCAGAGCTGTTCAGAATAGGGAAGGCTATTTGTTGACTACCTGTTAGTTGTTTTTGTCTCAAAATAACCAGCATTGCAATTTAAATATGTTGATCCTCTCTAGCACCTGGTTCCAATAGTAACCCCCATGAATATGCTTGAAATAgcattttttcctccctcttacATTAAAATGacctctttgtttaaaaaaaatgggaacttgatattaatgaaatagaaaatattaatctaAAGAAATGAATGACTAATGTACCACTTTGTACCTTGTCACTCGTCACCCTTTTGCTTTATTTCGTGCCCAACTTTGGAAAAAACAGGAAaggctggtctgagtgcagtggtgtttacaactaattgatcacaaccagttacagattcctttgttccttctccactcccactgcttcacttgaccagccttaaatgaaaagacaaaaaaaaaagagaaaaacccgtaaaaaaaaaaaaatggagaaatactACAGCAATATTCTACTATACAACTTTAAATTTAGAAGTAAGTATTTGAAGCTAATTTTTAGTCATTTAAGCCATATTTTTAAGATAGGCTTTTAGGCTTAGATGAGTGGCAAACAGAAATGGTGAGAAAGGGTGAAGTGGATTGTAGCACCTTTAAAAGTGAGAAAACGTAAAGAACCTGATAGAGTGACAAGCATAAAGTAGATGCCCAACAAACAGaggctatttattattattattatttgttaatgatttatgcctatgttttcttctaaaaatttaatcattttacctcctacatttaggtctttgatccatttttagttgatttttgtagatGGTGTGAATTAGGGGTCAAAATTcatccttttgcatgtggatatccagtcgTTCCAGTGCTATTTCTAggaaagattattctttcccccattgaatgaGCATGGCACTCTTGTCAAGAATCATTTCATGATCCTCGGTGTCagttatgcaaaaaaaaaaaaaaaaaaaaaaaaagaatctttttacCATAAATGTGAGAgattatttctggattctcaatttttttccattaacatatgtgtctattcttatgccagtaccaaaaatcttaattattgtagctttgtagtaagtttttttgtcttttgtttttagagacagggtcttgctctgttgcccaggctagagtgcagtagtgtgatcataggtcactgtaacctggaactcttgcgcttaagcgatccttctgccttagtctcccaagtactaggactacaggtgcccaccaccaggcctggctaatttaaaaaaaaatttttttaactttttacagagatgaggggtggggtctcaccatgttgcccaggctggtctcgaactcctggcctcaagccatcctcccacctcccaaagtgctaggattacaggaatgaaccATCATGCTTGGCCTAtggtaatttttgaaatataggaGTGTGaatcccaattttttcttttttaagactgttttgactattctggatcccttgcatttccatatgaactttaggatAAGCTTGTCACTTCCTGCAAAGAAAgtagctgggattttgataggaattacaattcaatctgtagatcaatttggggaatattgacatcttaataataagTCTTCTGCTCTATGAATGTGGGCCATCTTTCTATTTATTacaatcttctttaatttctttaaacaatgttttatagttttcaacatACAAGTCTTATACTTTGAacaatttattcctaagtattaatatttattttaatattgacttttttttttttttaatgagacagggtcttgctttgtcacccaggctagagtacagtggtatcatcatagctcactgcaacttcaaactcttgggctcaagcgatacttctgcctcagcctcccaagtagctggtactacaggcacataccaccatgcctgggtaatttttctactttttttgtagagacagggtcttgctatgttgcccaggctggtcttaaactcctggcttcaagcaatcctccctcgttggcctcccaaagtactgggattacaggcatgagccactgcagtGGCCCTTAGCCTGTCTTTCAATGAACATTAATTACCTACTCATGTGCATTGTCCCAGGTGACAGaactgtactcttttttttttttttttaagatgtaggTAGCAAGAACTGTACTCTTAACCAAGGCTGCCCTCCTGGGGTTCATGTTCTAACAGGGGGATATGGGGAGACAATATACAAGTACTCAAGGTAATT includes:
- the HSCB gene encoding iron-sulfur cluster co-chaperone protein HscB isoform X1: MWKGKAGALLRVWGLWPAGVPRRRLLSCNAASQAGNSSLRCWNCGSPGVPGQGDRFFCPQCRALQPPDPTRDYFSLMDCNRSFRVDTTKLQHRYQQLQRLVHPDFFSQRSQTEKEFSEKHSTLVNDAYKTLLAPLSRGLYLLKLRGIQIPEGTDYEMDRQFLMEIMEINEKLAEAQSEAAMKEIESIVRAKQKECTDNVSRAFEQDDFEGAKEILTKMRYFSNVEEKIKLKKFPL
- the HSCB gene encoding iron-sulfur cluster co-chaperone protein HscB isoform X2, whose product is MWKGKAGALLRVWGLWPAGVPRRRLLSCNAASQAGNSSLRCWNCGSPGVPGQGDRFFCPQCRALQPPDPTRDYFSLMDCNRSFRVDTTKLQHRYQQLQRLVHPDFFSQRSQTEKEFSEKHSTLVNDAYKTLLAPLSRGLYLVS